The following coding sequences lie in one Fusarium poae strain DAOMC 252244 chromosome 1, whole genome shotgun sequence genomic window:
- a CDS encoding hypothetical protein (BUSCO:41234at5125), with translation MNNDQFRKLIAANSQKSSASKDGATASSPAGGNALGSRQRSSIPMTPRAVAGAQADFARQLAERNNAARPQRKFKSYDPKGIKLASGYTDRSKERDEETDDERVEKLKELEKQLKDEEIDQETFEKRRFEIAGGDLSSTHLVKGLDFKLLKRIRDGENIYGEEKDEPEKETEPEAEPEIDIDNELEQLEGKEVEAITKEKAETKKKGQLSTVSLAPGKKRTRNQILAELKAAREAAKAQQANALGDRFKKVGIKQKAGSRIERDHKGREVLIIVDEDGHEKRKVRKVQPGTGEDESDRNDLLMPDKDAKPLGMEVPEQYKKTEEEPKEDEDMDIFDGVGDDYDPLAGMDGSDSDSDTEDDSKKAKQQKTGEEPTADTSMPPPPRPQAPRNYFEGAKTGLVSEEERNKAPSMSDPAIMAAFKRAAALNPIKTEKDDDEDDEDDDEDGEDEEARNKAMEERKKRLMQMADRDDEDLDMGFGTSRLADEEDFDERKVKLSKWGGKDNDDDDEGQSKGGPKRKRGAKKRKGDANNAADVLRVMEARKKT, from the exons ATGAATAATGACCAGTTTCGTAAGCTTATAGCTGCAAATTCACAAAAGAGCTCCGCCAGCAAAGATGGCGCAACCGCATCATCCCCAGCTGGTGGAAATGCACTTGGTTCAAGACAAAGATCAAGCATCCCAATGACACC ACGTGCCGTAGCTGGTGCTCAAGCGGACTTTGCGCGACAACTTGCCGAGCGCAACAATGCGGCTCGGCCCCAGAGGAAATTTAAGTCTTATGACCCCAAGGGTATCAAACTTGCGTCAGGCTATACCGATCGATCGAAGGAACGCGACGAAGAAACAGATGATGAACGAGTAGAAAAGCTCAAAGAACTCGAAAAGCAACTGAAAGATGAGGAGATCGACCAGGAAACATTCGAGAAGCGACGATTTGAGATTGCAGGCGGAGATCTAAGCAGCACACATCTGGTCAAGGGTCTTgattttaagcttttaaaaagaattcgAGATGGAGAGAATATCTACGGTGAGGAGAAAGACGAGCCCGAGAAAGAGACTGAACCGGAAGCCGAACCGGAAATCGACATCGACAATGAGCTTGAGCAACTAGAAGGAAAGGAAGTCGAAGCAATTACTAAAGAAAAGGCtgagacgaagaagaaaggtCAACTATCAACAGTATCTCTGGCACCTGGGAAAAAGCGAACACGCAACCAAATATTGGCAGAATTAAAGGCAGCACGAGAAGCGGCCAAAGCACAACAGGCAAACGCACTTGGTGATCGGTTCAAGAAGGTCGGTATCAAGCAAAAGGCTGGTTCACGAATAGAGCGCGACCACAAAGGACGAGAAGTTTTAATCATCGTGGACGAAGACGGACacgagaagaggaaggttCGCAAAGTCCAGCCTGGTACTGGCGAAGACGAGAGCGACCGGAATGATCTCTTGATGCCAGACAAGGATGCAAAGCCCCTTGGCATGGAGGTCCCAGAGCAGTACAAGAAAACGGAAGAGGAGCCCAAAGAGGACGAGGATATGGACATCTTTGATGGTGTAGGTGATGATTACGATCCCTTAGCTGGCATGGATGGTTCAGACTCAGATTCCGATACGGAGGATGATTCCAAGAAAGCGAAACAACAGAAAACCGGTGAAGAGCCCACTGCAGACACTTCgatgccgccgccgccgagaCCGCAAGCACCTCGGAATTATTTCGAAGGCGCCAAGACAGGTCTTGTGTCGGAAGAAGAACGGAACAAAGCACCATCTATGTCTGATCCTGCAATCATGGCAGCGTTCAAGCGTGCGGCGGCTCTCAATCCGATCAAGACAGagaaagatgacgacgaagacgacgaagacgacgacgaggatggcgaggatgaagaagcaagAAACAAGGCAATGGAAGAACGAAAGAAGAGACTCATGCAAATGGCAGATCGAGATGACGAAGATCTGGACATGGGCTTCGGTACAAGTCGCCTTGCTGACGAGGAAGACTTTGACGAGAGAAAGGTCAAGCTCTCGAAGTGGGGTGGAAAAGacaacgacgatgatgatgaaggacaATCAAAAGGTGGGCCAAAACGAAAGCGAGGCGCAAAGAAGCGAAAGGGCGATGCTAATAATGCTGCCGATGTGTTGCGTGTGATGGAAGCGCGCAAGAAGACATAG